The stretch of DNA TGCTCCTTTAAAATCTGGCGCAATTCATCGATGAGGATATCGACCACCGGTTCGTGGCAGTGAGGCAGGCCTTCATTTAAAATCCGCGCAATTTCGGCAAAATAGTCCTTCTCAGAGAGATCCACGAGGAAGGCACCAGCCGCATCGACCCCACCCTTGCGGGCGATGACCACATCATAAGTGTGCGCAGGGTCGTACCACTCCCATGGGATCTTGAGGAGTCGGAATGTATCTTCGACGGGGGAGGGATCAAGATAACAAACACCAATCATTCACTTCCTCTGTTCCTGAATTCTGGCGTATATTCCATTTTAGATCACGTAGTACCATACATGTTTGCAAATTGCAAACCATTATTTCATTTGAACTATGCAAAAATAATTTGCACCCAATCCAGATATCAGCCCGGACACACATCGATCGAGATCTAATAGTCGCTGAATACAAGATTTTCCCAACATTGATTCTATTTTATTGGAAAAAACAAACAGAATACCATTTGTCTGCCAAGAAACTATATGCGATTCCTCATTCTCAAAACTTTTTTGATAGAAATAATATGGGATCCTGTAATGCCAGTCAATCTCTGGAATTTTTCCTAGGAGGAAAGGAATTAAACTCTTAATGAACCCTCCAGAGTAAAATAAAGAGATGCAATTTGGACCACTGAATAGAATTGTCCCTCCAGGATTCAGGGACTGTTTTATTTTTTCTATGAATATCTCACGAGAATTTGGGGAAATATGCTCGTATACCTCAAAGAAAAGAATAACATCGTACGTCTTGTCTGACTTCCATTTTAAAAAATCAGCCTTATGATAGACTACATTAGGATGATTTATTACCCGATCAGAGCGGAGGTCAGGATCAACAGCATCAACCTGTGCACCAAGATCCCCAAAAATTGCAGAATAATACCCTCGATTACATCCAATATCTAGACAACTATGTATCGGAAAATCATGGTTCAGAAGATATTTAATTGCATCTTGAACCATTACAACCCGGAGATAATGGTAATATCGGGTCATAAAGGCATCAACATTATTTATATTATTCAGATATGATTTCCAGGATAAAGATGATAGATCGATGTTTGAGATTTCTTTCTCATTAAGAGGAGTCAATTACAGCACCCCCATCTCACTCAACCTTGCCGGCAAATACTCCCTCGTCACGAAATCCAGCCCCCGCGCCGCGAACGCCTGCTGTTCAGACTTCAGCCCCATCTGCAGCTGCAGCGCGATCTGCTCCCGCCAGTAATCCGTCGCAAACCGCGGGTCGGTCAGCTCCGCCTTCAACGCCGCCACGTCCTGCTCGGAAAGATGATCCGCAGGAAGATCATAATCCCGAATATCAGAGGGCTGCACCCCGATGAACTGAGCCTGCGGCGTCGCCAGCAACTCCGACATATGCGCTGCCTTGATCGAGCCGTACGCCACCGAAGCGTAGATCCGGTACGACCAGGGGTCGCCGTCGGTGAATACGACGACCGGCAGCCCGAACTCCTCGTGGATCCGCTTCAGGAGCCGCCTTGTGGACCGGGCAGGCTGTCCCTTCAGGTGGACGAGCGCTGCCCCGTACTCCTCGTCGAAGCCGTTCTCGATCAGGCGGGCGTACATACCGCCGGTCTCCAGGGCGATCACGAACTTTGCGTCGTGGTCCAGAAACTCAAGGGCGTCGACGTTGTTCGGGATCTGGTAGCCGGTCTCGCCGACGTTGTCCTGGCAGTGGATCTCCTGCACGCCCCGCCGGGTCTTCTCCCGGATCCTGATCGGCCCGAAGATCGAGGCCCCGTCCTCTTCCGGGCGCAGATGATAGATCTCCCGCTGGATGTCGGTGAGGATCTCCAGGTCCTCGACGACCCTGTTGCTCTCGTCCTGGGCGCCGAACTTCGCCCCCTTCCAGCCCTCGGAGATGTAAT from Methanofollis liminatans DSM 4140 encodes:
- a CDS encoding class I SAM-dependent methyltransferase, whose amino-acid sequence is MVQDAIKYLLNHDFPIHSCLDIGCNRGYYSAIFGDLGAQVDAVDPDLRSDRVINHPNVVYHKADFLKWKSDKTYDVILFFEVYEHISPNSREIFIEKIKQSLNPGGTILFSGPNCISLFYSGGFIKSLIPFLLGKIPEIDWHYRIPYYFYQKSFENEESHIVSWQTNGILFVFSNKIESMLGKSCIQRLLDLDRCVSGLISGLGANYFCIVQMK
- a CDS encoding DNA topoisomerase IV subunit A; the protein is MTIKEEMEALGRARLMGIAERWYDQLVEGQIPSISLPTRTKHNIEYDDASEVWKYGDRESVRSAQTAKGASHLLKMAYVIGFLKQQLAENRSSTLREMYYISEGWKGAKFGAQDESNRVVEDLEILTDIQREIYHLRPEEDGASIFGPIRIREKTRRGVQEIHCQDNVGETGYQIPNNVDALEFLDHDAKFVIALETGGMYARLIENGFDEEYGAALVHLKGQPARSTRRLLKRIHEEFGLPVVVFTDGDPWSYRIYASVAYGSIKAAHMSELLATPQAQFIGVQPSDIRDYDLPADHLSEQDVAALKAELTDPRFATDYWREQIALQLQMGLKSEQQAFAARGLDFVTREYLPARLSEMGVL